Proteins encoded by one window of Flavobacterium sp. N502540:
- the asnS gene encoding asparagine--tRNA ligase — protein sequence MKHTKVRDLLNSTTTLQEVNAKGWVRAFRNNQFIALNDGSTINNIQCVVDFENTPDETLKRITTGAAISVIGTLIESKGAGQKYEIQVNKLEILGDSDAEKFPIQPKNKPSLDFLRENAHLRVRTNMFGAIMRVRSVLSYAVHKYFQDKGFVYVNTPIITGSDAEGAGEMFKVTALPFDNTPRTEDGKVNYKEDFFEKETNLTVSGQLEGETYAMALGQIYTFGPTFRAENSNTSRHLAEFWMIEPEVAFNNLDDNMDLAEDFIQYVIKYALDHCQDDLKFLEGRLLDEEKSKPQAERSEMALLEKLNFVLENNFKRVSYTEAIDILRDSTPNKKKKFQYIINEWGADLQSEHERYLVEKHFKCPVILFDYPANIKAFYMRLNDNTEPGKETVRAMDILFPGIGEIVGGSEREERYDVLIEKMKALEIDEEELSWYLDTRRFGSATHAGFGLGFERLVLFVTGMTNIRDVIPFPRTPGNAEF from the coding sequence ATGAAACACACAAAAGTTAGAGACTTATTAAACAGTACGACGACGTTACAGGAAGTGAATGCAAAAGGATGGGTGAGAGCTTTTAGAAATAATCAGTTCATCGCGCTTAATGACGGTTCTACCATTAATAATATACAATGTGTTGTTGATTTTGAAAATACACCTGATGAAACTTTAAAAAGAATCACTACCGGTGCTGCTATTTCTGTAATCGGTACTTTGATCGAAAGTAAAGGTGCGGGGCAGAAATACGAAATTCAGGTAAACAAGCTGGAAATCTTAGGAGATTCGGATGCGGAGAAATTCCCAATACAGCCAAAAAACAAACCTAGCTTAGACTTCTTGCGCGAAAATGCACATTTACGCGTACGTACCAATATGTTTGGTGCTATTATGCGTGTGCGCTCGGTATTGTCTTATGCTGTTCATAAATATTTTCAGGACAAAGGTTTTGTTTATGTAAATACTCCAATTATTACCGGTTCTGATGCTGAAGGTGCAGGAGAAATGTTTAAAGTTACAGCTTTACCTTTTGACAATACCCCAAGAACAGAAGACGGAAAAGTAAACTACAAAGAAGATTTTTTCGAAAAAGAAACGAACTTAACGGTTTCCGGACAATTAGAAGGTGAAACCTACGCAATGGCTTTAGGTCAGATTTATACGTTTGGACCAACTTTTAGAGCCGAAAATTCAAATACTTCTCGTCACCTGGCAGAATTTTGGATGATCGAGCCGGAAGTTGCTTTCAACAATCTGGATGACAACATGGATTTGGCTGAAGATTTTATTCAGTATGTAATTAAATATGCTTTAGACCACTGCCAGGATGATTTGAAATTTTTAGAAGGAAGACTTTTAGACGAAGAGAAATCAAAACCTCAGGCAGAAAGAAGCGAAATGGCTTTGTTAGAAAAACTGAACTTTGTTTTAGAGAACAACTTCAAACGTGTTTCTTATACTGAAGCAATTGACATTTTGAGAGATTCAACTCCAAATAAAAAGAAAAAATTCCAATATATCATCAACGAATGGGGAGCTGATTTACAGTCAGAACACGAGCGTTACTTAGTGGAGAAACACTTTAAATGTCCGGTAATTTTATTTGATTATCCGGCAAACATTAAAGCGTTTTACATGCGTCTGAACGACAACACTGAACCTGGAAAAGAAACAGTACGTGCCATGGATATTCTTTTCCCTGGAATTGGAGAAATCGTTGGTGGTTCAGAAAGAGAAGAGCGTTACGACGTTTTGATTGAAAAAATGAAAGCCTTAGAAATTGACGAAGAAGAATTATCATGGTATTTAGACACCAGAAGATTTGGATCGGCAACTCACGCAGGTTTCGGACTTGGATTTGAACGTTTGGTATTGTTTGTAACCGGAATGACAAACATCCGTGATGTAATTCCTTTCCCGAGAACTCCCGGGAATGCAGAGTTTTAA
- a CDS encoding efflux RND transporter permease subunit — translation MKNAVQVGFWEKLARIILKNRISILVGVAALTIFLGYQWKNLSMTYTEANLLPKNHIANKDYQKFLDKFGEEGNLVVIGFQDKKFFTPKNYAAWNELMTGLKKSKEVDLVVSLNDLKKLEKDTVNEKFVLAPFIDQSKATDPEYLKKIQYDLFHNLPFYEGLLYNKESGSIRSAIYINKALVNTAERKTFILENLVPKIDKFERTTGIDLRVSGMPYIRTINADNMKGEIGLFIGAALLTVSLIFFFFFRSYRATFISICILIVGVIWSFGTLGLFHYKITILTAIIPPLIIVIGITNCIFLINKYQQEIKLHNNQAKALQRIISKIGVSTLMTNLTTAIGFATFMITGNDLLFEFGLVTSINVISVYLLTLLIVPIIYSFMSVPGEKHLYHLTKTYISTLLDFVENVVKNKRKVIYIIYGLLLAFSVIGVTQMKVSGSLIGEMPKSASFFKDIIFYEKEFNGVMPLEIMIDTKKKKGVMKASTIRKMDELQNTITEMPELAKPVSIVNLVKYSKQAFYNGNPEYYQLPTSQEQTFILSYAKNATKNSKENLMKAYVDSTGQYARITTFMKDIGTDEMAKVEKKLHSKIDEIFPKDRYEVTVTGKALVFQKGTSYLVDNLIESLIFAILVIAVLMLYLFRSFKMVFASVITNILPLCITSGLMGYFGIPLKPSTILVFSIAFGISVDNAIQFMAKYHHDLLQNNGKVKKSVFSALRETGISTFYTSVVLILGFATFTLSSFSGTIALGGLISCTLAFAMFANLLVLPALVLTFEKKKAKKEDLENLQG, via the coding sequence ATGAAAAACGCCGTACAAGTTGGATTTTGGGAAAAATTAGCCCGAATCATACTTAAAAATAGAATTTCTATACTCGTTGGGGTCGCTGCCCTGACAATTTTCCTTGGTTACCAATGGAAAAACCTTTCCATGACTTATACCGAAGCAAACTTGCTTCCGAAAAATCATATTGCAAATAAAGACTATCAAAAATTTCTGGATAAATTTGGCGAAGAAGGAAACCTGGTTGTAATTGGTTTTCAGGATAAAAAATTCTTCACACCAAAAAATTATGCTGCCTGGAATGAATTAATGACGGGTCTTAAAAAATCGAAAGAAGTAGATCTAGTAGTTTCCTTAAACGATTTAAAGAAACTGGAAAAAGATACCGTTAACGAAAAATTTGTTCTCGCTCCGTTCATCGATCAAAGCAAAGCAACAGATCCGGAATATTTAAAAAAGATACAATATGACTTGTTTCATAATTTACCTTTTTACGAAGGATTGCTTTACAACAAAGAAAGCGGCAGTATCCGTTCAGCAATTTACATCAACAAAGCACTTGTAAACACTGCTGAAAGAAAAACATTTATTCTGGAAAATCTGGTTCCAAAAATTGATAAGTTCGAGAGAACCACAGGAATCGATTTGCGTGTTTCGGGAATGCCTTACATCAGAACGATCAATGCTGACAATATGAAAGGTGAAATCGGGCTTTTTATTGGCGCGGCATTATTAACAGTTTCTTTGATTTTCTTTTTCTTCTTCCGTTCGTACAGAGCTACCTTTATCTCCATCTGTATTTTGATTGTTGGAGTAATCTGGTCTTTCGGAACTTTAGGATTATTTCATTATAAAATTACAATTCTAACTGCGATCATTCCGCCATTAATTATTGTAATCGGAATTACGAACTGTATTTTCCTGATCAATAAATACCAACAGGAAATCAAACTTCATAATAATCAGGCAAAGGCTTTACAGCGTATCATTTCGAAAATTGGAGTTTCGACTCTAATGACAAATTTAACGACAGCAATAGGTTTTGCAACGTTTATGATTACCGGAAACGATTTGCTTTTTGAATTTGGTTTGGTTACCTCTATCAATGTCATTTCTGTATACCTCCTGACGCTTTTAATTGTACCGATCATCTACAGTTTTATGTCGGTTCCGGGCGAAAAACATTTGTACCATCTCACCAAAACATACATTTCAACCTTATTGGATTTTGTTGAAAATGTGGTAAAAAATAAACGAAAAGTAATCTATATCATTTATGGTTTATTATTAGCCTTCAGTGTTATTGGAGTTACACAAATGAAAGTTTCGGGAAGTTTAATTGGTGAAATGCCAAAAAGCGCCTCTTTCTTTAAGGATATCATCTTCTACGAAAAAGAATTCAATGGTGTAATGCCCCTTGAGATTATGATTGATACCAAAAAGAAAAAGGGTGTCATGAAAGCCTCTACCATTCGCAAAATGGATGAATTGCAGAACACCATCACAGAAATGCCTGAATTAGCGAAACCGGTTTCTATTGTAAATCTGGTGAAATATTCGAAACAGGCTTTCTATAACGGAAATCCGGAATATTATCAATTACCAACATCACAGGAACAGACTTTTATTTTGTCGTATGCTAAAAATGCTACCAAAAACAGCAAAGAAAATCTGATGAAAGCTTACGTAGATTCAACCGGACAATATGCCCGAATCACTACTTTCATGAAAGATATTGGTACGGATGAAATGGCTAAAGTGGAGAAAAAACTTCACAGCAAGATCGATGAAATTTTCCCGAAAGACCGTTATGAAGTTACTGTAACCGGAAAAGCATTAGTGTTTCAAAAAGGAACCTCTTATCTGGTTGATAATTTAATTGAATCTTTAATCTTTGCAATACTAGTAATTGCTGTATTGATGCTTTACTTGTTCCGATCGTTCAAAATGGTTTTTGCATCGGTAATTACGAATATTTTACCGCTTTGTATTACTTCAGGACTCATGGGGTATTTTGGAATTCCGTTAAAACCTTCAACGATACTGGTATTTAGTATCGCTTTCGGAATCTCAGTTGATAATGCGATTCAGTTTATGGCGAAGTACCATCATGATTTGTTGCAGAATAACGGAAAGGTAAAAAAATCAGTTTTTAGTGCTTTAAGAGAAACTGGAATCAGTACTTTTTATACATCGGTAGTTTTGATCTTAGGATTTGCGACTTTCACGCTTTCCAGCTTCAGTGGAACCATCGCATTGGGAGGATTAATTTCCTGTACATTGGCCTTCGCAATGTTTGCGAATCTATTGGTTTTACCTGCTTTGGTATTGACTTTTGAGAAAAAGAAAGCTAAGAAAGAGGATTTGGAGAATTTGCAAGGATAA
- a CDS encoding cation:proton antiporter encodes MNNLKNSLFYITVIGGFTGLIYWVISKGVSLEAGRGVVHKKIESNHWNDFLHSMIENLQHPLAILLAQIVTIILVARLFGWFFRKIGQPSVIGEMIAGIVLGPSLVGMYFPEFSAALFPKESLGNLQFLSQIGLILFMFVIGMELDLKVLKNKAHDAVVISHASIVIPFALGLSLAYFIYHTFAPVGVEFASFGLFMGIAMSITAFPVLARIVQERGMQKTKLGTIAITCAAADDITAWCILAVVIAIVKAGSFTSALYVIGLALLYVIVMLKIVRPFLKRVGDLNSTRESLNKPVVAIFFLTLLFSAYAAELIGIHALFGAFLAGAIMPENNTFRNIFIEKVEDVAIIVLLPLFFVFTGLRTQIGLLNDPYLWKVTAVIIGVAVAGKFFGSAFAAKFVGQSWKDSLAIGALMNTRGLMELVVLNIGYDLGVLSTEIFTMMVIMALVTTFMTGPALDLIDFIFKDKVTAIPQEIGNKSKYKILLSFATPEKGKKLLKLANSLVKKQADNSIVTAMHLSLSTEIHSFDIKDHERKMLLPVVEESERLNQNMVSVFKVTNDIDTDIIDTANQGEYDLLLVGLGQSIFEGTLLGKILGFTTRIVNPDRLIDKFTGKEGLFENSPFDERTRHIIAKSKMPVGIFIDKNLEEINQVFMPVFSKEDAFLIDYAKKLINNNGSQITVLDASGEVKSTRDIQETIRSIEQIAPNHIMIMHDRTIKKEFLEAQNLMIISLESWKKLIESQSTWLNNTPSVLILKP; translated from the coding sequence ATGAATAATCTTAAAAACTCCTTGTTTTACATTACGGTTATTGGCGGTTTTACGGGCCTGATCTATTGGGTAATTTCAAAAGGGGTTTCACTTGAGGCCGGACGCGGAGTCGTTCATAAAAAAATAGAAAGCAACCACTGGAATGATTTTCTTCACTCGATGATAGAAAACCTACAGCATCCTTTGGCTATTTTATTAGCACAGATCGTGACTATTATTTTAGTAGCCCGTTTGTTTGGGTGGTTTTTTAGAAAAATAGGACAGCCTTCCGTAATTGGAGAAATGATTGCCGGAATTGTTTTAGGACCTTCTTTGGTCGGAATGTATTTTCCTGAATTTTCTGCCGCTTTATTTCCAAAAGAATCTTTAGGGAATCTGCAATTTTTAAGTCAAATCGGTTTGATTCTTTTCATGTTTGTGATTGGAATGGAATTGGATTTGAAGGTTTTGAAAAACAAAGCACATGATGCTGTAGTTATAAGTCACGCAAGTATTGTAATCCCTTTTGCCCTGGGTCTTTCATTAGCTTATTTTATCTACCATACTTTTGCTCCGGTTGGGGTGGAGTTTGCCTCTTTCGGACTGTTTATGGGAATTGCGATGAGTATTACGGCATTTCCGGTTCTTGCACGTATTGTGCAGGAGCGCGGAATGCAAAAAACAAAACTCGGAACTATCGCAATTACGTGTGCCGCTGCCGATGATATTACGGCATGGTGTATTTTGGCAGTAGTAATTGCTATTGTAAAAGCAGGTTCGTTTACAAGTGCTTTGTATGTAATTGGTCTGGCATTATTGTATGTAATTGTCATGCTGAAAATAGTTCGTCCGTTTTTAAAACGTGTAGGGGATTTAAATTCAACACGTGAGAGCTTGAATAAACCTGTGGTTGCCATCTTTTTTCTAACATTGTTGTTCTCTGCATATGCTGCTGAACTTATCGGAATTCACGCTTTGTTTGGCGCTTTTTTAGCCGGAGCAATTATGCCTGAAAACAATACCTTCAGAAATATTTTTATTGAGAAAGTAGAAGATGTCGCGATCATCGTTTTACTGCCATTGTTCTTTGTGTTTACCGGTTTACGTACACAGATTGGTTTGTTGAACGATCCGTATTTATGGAAGGTAACTGCCGTAATTATTGGGGTAGCCGTAGCAGGAAAGTTCTTCGGAAGTGCCTTTGCGGCGAAATTTGTCGGACAAAGCTGGAAAGACAGTTTAGCGATCGGAGCATTAATGAACACCCGTGGTTTGATGGAGCTTGTAGTTCTAAACATTGGGTACGACTTAGGGGTTCTGTCGACAGAAATTTTTACCATGATGGTTATTATGGCTTTGGTAACTACGTTTATGACTGGTCCGGCACTGGATTTAATAGATTTTATATTTAAAGATAAGGTAACCGCCATTCCGCAGGAAATAGGAAATAAAAGCAAGTATAAAATCCTGCTTTCTTTTGCAACACCTGAAAAAGGAAAAAAACTGCTTAAACTGGCCAACAGTCTGGTTAAAAAACAAGCCGATAATTCGATTGTAACAGCCATGCATTTGTCATTAAGTACCGAAATACATTCGTTTGATATAAAAGACCATGAGCGCAAAATGTTGTTGCCGGTCGTCGAAGAATCAGAACGTCTGAATCAGAATATGGTTAGCGTTTTTAAAGTAACAAATGATATTGATACTGATATTATTGATACAGCGAATCAGGGAGAATATGATTTATTATTAGTTGGATTAGGACAGTCTATTTTTGAAGGAACCTTGTTGGGGAAAATTCTTGGATTTACGACCAGAATCGTAAACCCGGACCGCTTAATCGATAAGTTTACCGGAAAAGAAGGGTTGTTTGAAAATTCTCCTTTTGACGAGAGAACACGTCATATTATTGCGAAAAGCAAGATGCCGGTAGGAATCTTTATCGATAAAAACCTGGAAGAAATCAATCAGGTTTTCATGCCGGTTTTTAGTAAGGAAGATGCTTTCTTAATTGATTATGCCAAAAAATTAATCAACAACAACGGGTCTCAGATTACCGTTCTGGATGCCAGCGGGGAAGTAAAAAGTACCAGAGATATTCAGGAAACGATTCGTTCTATCGAACAGATCGCGCCGAATCACATTATGATCATGCACGACCGAACGATTAAAAAAGAATTCTTAGAGGCTCAAAATTTAATGATTATCAGTTTAGAAAGCTGGAAGAAATTAATAGAATCTCAGAGTACCTGGTTGAACAATACACCTTCGGTTTTGATTTTAAAACCATAG
- a CDS encoding DMT family transporter encodes MNWILLVIAGLFEVAFASCLGKAKETTGMVSTYWMIGFFVCLSISMFLLYKATQVLPIGTAYAVWTGIGAVGTVLVGILIFKEPATFWRIFFLSTLIASIIGLKFVSSH; translated from the coding sequence ATGAATTGGATTTTATTAGTAATCGCAGGACTTTTTGAAGTTGCATTTGCCTCTTGTCTGGGCAAAGCCAAAGAAACAACAGGAATGGTTTCGACTTATTGGATGATTGGTTTCTTCGTTTGTCTTTCTATCAGCATGTTTTTGCTGTATAAGGCCACACAGGTACTGCCTATTGGAACAGCCTATGCCGTTTGGACAGGAATTGGAGCCGTTGGAACCGTCCTGGTTGGAATCTTAATTTTTAAAGAACCCGCTACTTTTTGGCGAATATTTTTTCTTTCTACTTTAATCGCTTCGATTATTGGGTTGAAATTTGTTTCCAGTCATTAA
- a CDS encoding histidine kinase — translation MQENNTITFIFLAILLLLIIIICFLMYQLMQFKKAKDDAEKSFYALEMKVNDLQLETLESKLNPHLFKNILNSIQSHAYQTYFALDKLANVLDYILYESKKKFVTAREEIDFALNLIEINKIKISPLFELKIKTNINKEDKLYEQPLLAPLISIDLIENAFKHADLQSADAFISVVFEFRDNAFFMTVSNKISNKKVLKKERSGFGHATLEHRLRIIYKNNFKLERFVENDVYIAHLKIDLLEYKTEMLAAGR, via the coding sequence ATGCAAGAAAACAATACAATCACTTTTATTTTTCTGGCGATTCTTTTATTGCTTATCATTATCATCTGTTTTTTGATGTATCAATTGATGCAGTTCAAAAAGGCAAAGGACGATGCTGAGAAAAGTTTCTATGCACTCGAAATGAAGGTTAATGACTTGCAGTTAGAGACTCTGGAGTCTAAACTGAACCCGCATTTGTTTAAAAATATTTTAAATTCGATACAATCTCATGCCTACCAAACGTATTTTGCTTTAGATAAACTGGCCAACGTATTGGACTATATTCTTTATGAGAGCAAAAAGAAATTTGTTACCGCCCGGGAGGAAATTGACTTTGCACTCAATTTAATCGAAATCAATAAAATTAAAATCAGTCCGCTTTTTGAATTGAAAATCAAAACCAATATCAATAAAGAAGACAAATTGTACGAACAGCCTTTATTAGCACCGTTAATTTCTATTGATTTAATTGAAAATGCGTTTAAACATGCCGATCTTCAGAGTGCCGATGCCTTTATCTCGGTAGTTTTTGAGTTCAGAGACAATGCTTTTTTTATGACGGTTTCGAATAAGATATCAAATAAAAAAGTCTTAAAAAAAGAACGAAGCGGTTTTGGTCACGCTACTTTAGAACACCGATTAAGAATTATTTATAAAAACAACTTCAAACTCGAAAGGTTTGTTGAAAATGACGTTTATATTGCTCATCTAAAAATAGATCTACTTGAATACAAAACTGAAATGCTTGCTGCTGGACGATGA
- a CDS encoding LytR/AlgR family response regulator transcription factor, which translates to MNTKLKCLLLDDELPGLTYLKMLCEQIPELEIVKTFNNPEKLLAEIPNLDFDLLISDIEMPGIDGLHLADMLDNKLVIFCTAYKEYAAEAFNIDAVDYITKPVKLERLQKAISKALERFDKPDAAKKFIQLNTDKGKTLLYFNQILYIKTAVSDSRDKTVLLTDGSFLNLKNVKFDTLLQELPEADFCRVNKKEIVAVKAIKFFNHNEIVLHHQEKDSKNSALILSETYRADFLKRVKL; encoded by the coding sequence TTGAATACAAAACTGAAATGCTTGCTGCTGGACGATGAGCTGCCGGGCTTAACGTATCTGAAAATGCTTTGTGAACAGATTCCTGAATTGGAAATTGTAAAAACATTTAACAATCCCGAAAAACTCCTTGCCGAAATACCGAATCTCGATTTTGATTTGTTGATCTCAGATATCGAAATGCCAGGGATCGATGGTTTACATCTGGCAGACATGCTGGACAATAAGCTGGTTATCTTTTGCACTGCTTACAAGGAGTATGCTGCCGAAGCTTTTAATATTGACGCGGTAGATTACATTACCAAACCGGTAAAACTCGAACGTTTGCAAAAAGCGATTTCGAAAGCCCTCGAGCGTTTTGATAAGCCTGATGCAGCAAAGAAGTTCATTCAGTTAAATACAGATAAAGGCAAAACATTGCTTTACTTCAATCAGATTCTATACATCAAAACGGCAGTTAGTGACAGTCGTGATAAAACCGTACTTCTTACTGACGGCAGTTTTCTGAACTTAAAAAATGTGAAATTCGATACCCTTTTACAGGAACTTCCCGAAGCCGATTTTTGCCGTGTCAACAAAAAAGAAATTGTGGCAGTAAAGGCGATAAAGTTTTTTAATCACAATGAAATCGTTTTGCATCATCAGGAAAAAGACAGTAAAAACAGTGCCTTGATTCTAAGTGAAACCTATCGTGCCGATTTTCTGAAAAGAGTCAAACTATAA